The following DNA comes from Anopheles arabiensis isolate DONGOLA chromosome 3, AaraD3, whole genome shotgun sequence.
ACCAGCACCGGACGGTGTCGGTGTTTCGCGACAAGAAGAAAGCACCGACCGGCTACGCGCTGGGCAGTATCGAGGGCCGTGTGGCCATTCAGTACGTGAGTCCGCTGAACCCGAAGGATAACTTCACGTTCAAGTGCCATCGTTCGAACGGATCGAGCGGCTACCAGGACATCTACGCGGTGAATGACATCGCGTTCCATCCGGTGCACGGcacgctggcgacggtcgggTCGGACGGAACGTTCAGCTTCTGGGACAAAGACGCACGCACGAAGCTGAAATCGTCCGAAACGCTGGACCAATCGATTACCAAGTGTTGCTTCAACAGCAATGGACAGATCTTCGCGTATGCCGTCGGGTACGACTGGTCCAAGGGACACGAATACTACAACCCGCAGAAGAAAACGTACATCTTCCTTCGCTCGTGCTACGATGAGCTGAAACCACGGGCCTCGAGCTAAAGCGCATTCGGTGTCAGCACATTTTTTCCTGTAAGGTTACTTCGTACATTCGAACGGCTCCACACGCTGGTTTGATTGTTTCTGCTACACCATAAGTTCGTTTATTCTTTGCGGCAGAATTTTGGAAATAAAATCTAATGCACGATAGCAACAAAGAACACCACCCGGATGGAGATGGGGGCCGTCTAACTCGTCAAATCTCTCGCACTAGTGATGACCGCTTCCATGTCCCTTCTCATCCCCATGACCATGGCCACCATGCGCGTGGTAGTCCACTCCGAGCGCATACTCGACGCCGATCGTCGCAACGAAGGCAGCAAATCCGAGCGGGAATCCCTTGAACAGGAACGTGATGAGCCGCGAACGGTGGGTCGAAAACTGCTTCACATTGTAGCGCCACACTTCATTTCGTAGCCACGGGTCCTTCAGGCCCCGGCGGGCCAGAGCGCGTTCCACTTCGACCAGTTCGGGCGCGTCGGCCACTTTGTAGATGGATGCATCCGGCACCTTGTACGGCGGTCCGTGTCCGTGACCGTGGCCCATCGTTTGTTCCTGGCAGGCGATTTGTATACACAACCCCCGTTTGACGTTCCAGTCGGAACCAGCATTACATAATTTAGATTCGGCGTtgtggaagaaaaacattGATTTAGTTTCTACGGGCAATGAGGTGTGCCAACTCGGCCGTGCATTTTTGGGACGTTTGCACTTACCAGATAGATCCGGAATCGGCAGGAAAGCAATCAGTTGGACAAAGTTTGTTCAGAGATGTGAAGAGTTTTGCGATGTTCACCGGAGCCGCGACGGAATATTTTCCTCAGCAGGCCAGCTGTCAAAACAACCTGTCAAACCTGACAGCTTCGGCGGGaggtgaaacatttcaatcgTTCTATGAAATGTTGCACTCTGCTGAAACGAAGGACGAAAAAGGACGCAGGACATGCAGGATCATTTCGGCATCGCTTGTCGCAACATTGAGACTGTTCTGATCAACTGGTTATATTATTTACGTGCTGtatacaattaaaaaaatgcgttATCAACGTAATCGAGATTGATTTGTCTACAAGACGGTCCTTACACGTAATTGGTCTAACGAGCTATCTCCACCGCTAATTCAGTTCAGTGCGCACACACGCTTCGTTTGAGTCGGTTTCCGTTTTCCATTGCATTAAAATCATTAACTAAATATTGCGAAATACACAATTGAGCTATCAAATTAAGAATTTTGCTAGAGTTTTGTTGGCCGAaacgttttttgctttttgattTCGTTCCCTAACGTAATGAGTCTTATGGCGATTAGTGACCACGTTACAGTCTTAAAGGAGAGGAACAATTGTTGGTATAGCTATTGACCCTGGGACCGGTGCCGGTTTTGTCTTGCCTCTTTCTTCCTGGAGTGTTCGAGAAATCCTCCGAAAGCATCGACACATCGGAAAGTTCATTCGCGTAGTCGTTACTTTGACTTTCCTCATTGAAACCACTATCAGTGCGATAGAAGTTTACGCAAGGCACTACATTTTCCGACAAGCCAGCGATTTCTTTTATCGGTGACAATGCTTTCATTGGAGTGGTGCGAGTATGACGCACCTCGCACGCACTATCGGTGGAATGGTTCTCTTCGTTACGATCCTTGTCCGAGATTTGAAGAAAAGATTGCGACAAATTCTTACGATTAGTGCGgcgtttttcctttctccGGAAACCCCGCAACGGCGTGGTGGAGTGCTGCGTCTGCTGAGAGGAGTCAGAGGATTGCGATGATAAGGCAAGGCTCCTTTCGCCGTCGGCCGACAGGTTTGCTTCCGCAAGTTCGTTTGTTAATTCAGTATGTTTTATCGAACCTGGAAGAAAATCGTgcaaaagcaatcaaatagTTTGATCTTATACCCGCAAGGCAATTGCTTACCACTCATGTAGTGACGGCTACCGCAAAGTTCCGGTGACATGTTGTCACTATGGAAAATGCCGGAAGGTTCCGGCGTACTGCGGTAAATAGCATCCGCGTCCGAATGGTGCAATTCGAAGGCTTCCGTTGGTGAAGGACTGGCCATGCTTTTCGAGATGGGCGACAGTGCACCGAACGAACTGTCCGCATCACTTTCGGGAATGTGATTGAGCATTTCCTGCGAGCCGTAGTACCGCGATCGCTTCAGATCCTGCTCACTCGCCAGCTctcccaccaccagcacctcGGGCGACTCCGGAGCAGGGCTCAAGGCTCTGAGATCGAAATCATCGATCGAGTTGGCGTAACGGCTCGCACCTCCAGCATCACTGTCGTCCGCATCGTCGTTCAGGGCGGATGTGTTGAACAGTTTTCGCCGCAAAGAAGCATCCCGTGCATCGTGATCGATGCTACTGGCCGAGGATTCATCCAGTGCGGTATCATGTTTCTGTTGCTGGTCCTGTAAGAgaaatcgtttgtttttaatataaacATCACCTTTTGTTAAAGCACCGCGCGACATACCTCGTTGTAGGTAAGATACTTTTGCAACACATCCTCTATCTCTTTTGGAAGATGCGGTGGGAAGGACAGAACCGTTTGGCTTATTCCATCGCGAACCTTTCGCTTGCTGGAAACAGCGCCACCACTGCTGGAGTTCGTGGAGGTGCTAGAGTCCTTCGACAGCACGATCTTCTGATTTCTTAAAGGACAGTCGATGGGGCTGGGCACTATGCTGTGCTCCTTAAAGTAGGTACTGATAGCGGCCTGCACCCTAGCCTCCGCGACCGGGTCGGGCGTTTCGATGAACTGCGTCTCGTGCGGTTCCACGTTCACCGGTCCCAGCGAGGACACCTCGTCGATCGTCCACTCGAACTGTGTGATGCTGCTGTTCTGCGGTGTGCTGGGTCGGTGGAAGAGCGAAGGGCTCCCGATCATCGGCAGATGCAACCGTTCGACCAGATGCGGTTCGAAGGGATTCACGATGCGGCCTTTAAATATGCGCGAAGGAGGAGTTTGTAGCACGGGTAGTAAATTGAATCGATTGCTGGTTGCGGTGTTGTTACAGCTGCTAGTGCTGTTCCGTGACAGCGAGGTCGGCGTCCTCACGGCCATTAGCGATGGCGAGGAGGCCATCGACGTTCGCGATGAGGTTCGTGCAAGAGCGCTTTGGAATAGCTTGCGCGGTGTTAAAAAGGCTTCCGACTCCATTGCTTTCCCGGGATAGAGGCGTACAAACTTCCAAATAAAGGCAGCCCACACAAAGCGGGGTAAAGGATTAGGGTTAGCACGGTACACTGTTAACAAATAAGCACCGATGGAAATAATGTGAGTTGGTGTGTGATGCGGAGGTGTAAGTAAACTGGTTAGAAAGGGTAAGCCACGCGTTTATAAACACATTTCGTACAATATTTAACTATATATCACAGTTACGACACGTATTGATCGCTGCGCCACAGCCGCTGGCCCGGCCGGTCGTATGGAATTGttcgtttgattttgaaaacGGAAAACCGTCAACAGATTTTCCCTCTGAAAATAGCACCGTTGACAGCTCACGTCGCACAGTGTGCTGCGATCATGCGAACGTGTTTGTCAGCGGACGATAAAAAAAGATCGAAAAGCTCTAGTTTTCGTTTAATGATACAAAATTAGaacgaaataattaaaataagttGAAAACAAATGTGCAAAACAATATCCCGTAGAAATTTCTCGACAAAATGTTGTTAATATTGCAGACAAAAACTTCCGCCGACCATGGTGCAGGCGTCGACGTCAAAGACTGACAgtgtggtttgtttatttcccACGGTTCCATAAAACCGACGCGCTTTTACACCAGTTTACAAAAATCCAAACATTTTAGTGATGCTCGCGATTCAAACGCCTAATTCCGGTGGCATTCCAGACAAACTATGGCAGCCGCATTTTGTCGCCTTTGAGACCACGTGAGTAGCTTGGCGGGGTGGGATTTCATTGTGTATTTTCGTCAACTGTTCAATGCTGTGTTGCTTTCGTCGTAGGATGGGAGAATTAACGATCGAACTGTATTGGAAACATGCCCCAAACACTTGCCGCAACTTTGCCGAACTAGCACGAAGAGGCTACTACAATGGGACGCAGTTTCATAGGATCATACGAGATTTCATGGTGCAAGGAGGCGACCCAACGGGAACCGGTCGGGGTGGTCAGTCAATCTACGGTGCCACGTTTGCGGACGAAATACATAGCGATTTGAAGCACACCGGTGCGGGCATTGTTTCGATGGCAAACTCTGGCCCGGACACGAACGGGTCGCAGTTCTTCATCACCCTCGGTCCGACGCAGTGGCTGGACGGAAAGCACACCATCTTTGGGCGCATTCACACCGGCATGCAGGTCGTCAAAAGAATAGGGCTGGTGGAGACGGATAAGAACGATCGGCCGGTAGAGCCAGTTAAAATTGTAAAGGGAAAGGTTGAAAAATACTAAAATAAATACGATCTTATCGAACTGTACCACGGTGTGTAATGGTGCTTCCGTTAAAACAATCGATTGATGCGGTGTTAGATGCTGCCGCCTGCGCTCCGAACTGGCTGCGTACTTGAGTGGTGTTTACAAACAATGCTGTCGAGAAGGGACGCTGAACAGCTGACTGGAAATGTCAAAAGGGTCAGGCAGTAGCATATTTTTTGCATAGAAATCATTTATCTGTAGGTGTGTACAGCTGTAAATTTCGTCTCGTGCACGCTCGAGCTGCTGATAAGAGTGGGTTCATCAAACGATTGGTCTATCCCGCGCATCGAGCATGCTGTTTTACCATGTGAAAGAGGTGTtgttaaaattttatcaaGATGATATTGCTCGTGTTATTGCTGCAGCCGTGTTAACTGTTGCCCTCGTCTGTACGCTTTATGTGAGGTAAGGAACGGGGCTCTGGTCTGGTAGCTTCCGTATCTTCTAAACTTCCTACTGTCTATAGCTACATCATCGGTCTGACGATCCTGCTGTTCTTCATCCATGGCTGTGCGGCGGCAGTGTTTGTACTTAATCACAAGGAAACCTTCGGACGATACATCCAACGAGCGAAGGATTTCATCGGATTCAAGGATTATGTAGGTCGCTCTTGATGACTGTGCAAAATAATTGGTCCGCTAATCTGACCGCCCTTGCTTCCAGGATGCATCCAATCGTCACGAATGCGACGTCTGCGGCAACGATCGATGCCCACGGCATAACCGGAACGTGCTGGTGCCGAAACCGTCGGCAGGCTTTTACATCGAGCAACCGCTAGACGACGCAATAGATAGATTcttcacacacatactggaCAGCTTCATCCGGAGCTGGTACAATCAGGTAACGCCAGACGAAGAGTTTCTGTACCATTTGAAGTCCACCCTGCGCGATGCGCTCTGCCGTTTGGTGCTGCGAGCCAAGGAAATAGATGCACCGGGAGTGATAATGAACCGCTTGCTGCCGACCGTATTCATACACTACGaaatcattgcaaaaatgttgcTCGTAGACCGCGTTCCCATGGACAAGCTGGCAAAAACGTTCGTTATCGACGAGTATCCCATCCATCCGGCGGTACTGAACCGTGGAGCCGAGATCAACTATTTGCGCGGCGTAGCGAAGGTGCTGATTCCGAGGCTTTTCACCGCAGAAAATACGAGCTGCAAGATTTTCTTCAACCTTATCAAGGAACTGTTGACATTCTGGGTGCTGTTACCCATCATGGACGTTATCGCGGATCCGAATCTGATCAATCTGCTTATCATAATTGCCACAGATAAGCGTGCGAAAGATGGCACTCGTAAGGTGGGCGATGCGGCGAAAGTACCGCATTGCGAGAAGGTAAAAATTTTGGATGATTTCGTTGGTCGCAGTTTGCGAAAGCTAGAATGTGGTGTGCCGCGAGATGTAATGGTTCCGCAGGAAATTCTGTGGGAAGATAAGGACAAACTGTACTACTTTATGCAGTTTCTCATCAAGGAAGGTTCTGTTGAATTGTTGCAATTTTATCTGGATGTAGGTAAGGCAAATCGAACGAACAGGTGATATGTGAATAGTCAGTCTGGAAACACATTTTGTTgaacaatttgtttatttttcattacagATAACTTGAATAAAGAATTGGAAGATCCTCACATCACTACCGACCCAACGAAGCTATCCTCGTTGCACCAGCAATCGGAGAAACTGCTTCAAAAGTACCAATCGATGGTAAAGGCAGTCGACAGTCAGTTTGATGGTGAAGACACCACGCCAGTCGGTACGCTGACGGAAGCACACGAGCGAGTACGGCTAAAGCTGGAGGAAAAGTGGTTCAAACAGTTTAGCAAAACGTCGGAATATTTCAGCCTCGTTTACGGAGGTCGTGAAATAAGGGAACCACACGATAAAAGGTACATGTAGGAGAAATTGAACGTTAGAGCGCTTTACAagcggtttgtgtgttttgtaggGGAAGCGATGGCACGAGTGGCTCGGGAACGAAACTAAGCACCAAATTCAAGGAAGTTATCCGGGGAGCCGTTGATGGTGCACCGATAGAAGCCACCGAGTCGCCCACGGTATGGGACGCACTGAAC
Coding sequences within:
- the LOC120901366 gene encoding NADH dehydrogenase [ubiquinone] 1 beta subcomplex subunit 3, encoding MGHGHGHGPPYKVPDASIYKVADAPELVEVERALARRGLKDPWLRNEVWRYNVKQFSTHRSRLITFLFKGFPLGFAAFVATIGVEYALGVDYHAHGGHGHGDEKGHGSGHH
- the LOC120901361 gene encoding protein aurora borealis, whose translation is MESEAFLTPRKLFQSALARTSSRTSMASSPSLMAVRTPTSLSRNSTSSCNNTATSNRFNLLPVLQTPPSRIFKGRIVNPFEPHLVERLHLPMIGSPSLFHRPSTPQNSSITQFEWTIDEVSSLGPVNVEPHETQFIETPDPVAEARVQAAISTYFKEHSIVPSPIDCPLRNQKIVLSKDSSTSTNSSSGGAVSSKRKVRDGISQTVLSFPPHLPKEIEDVLQKYLTYNEDQQQKHDTALDESSASSIDHDARDASLRRKLFNTSALNDDADDSDAGGASRYANSIDDFDLRALSPAPESPEVLVVGELASEQDLKRSRYYGSQEMLNHIPESDADSSFGALSPISKSMASPSPTEAFELHHSDADAIYRSTPEPSGIFHSDNMSPELCGSRHYMSGSIKHTELTNELAEANLSADGERSLALSSQSSDSSQQTQHSTTPLRGFRRKEKRRTNRKNLSQSFLQISDKDRNEENHSTDSACEVRHTRTTPMKALSPIKEIAGLSENVVPCVNFYRTDSGFNEESQSNDYANELSDVSMLSEDFSNTPGRKRQDKTGTGPRVNSYTNNCSSPLRL
- the LOC120901364 gene encoding peptidyl-prolyl cis-trans isomerase-like 1, with product MLAIQTPNSGGIPDKLWQPHFVAFETTMGELTIELYWKHAPNTCRNFAELARRGYYNGTQFHRIIRDFMVQGGDPTGTGRGGQSIYGATFADEIHSDLKHTGAGIVSMANSGPDTNGSQFFITLGPTQWLDGKHTIFGRIHTGMQVVKRIGLVETDKNDRPVEPVKIVKGKVEKY
- the LOC120901360 gene encoding sorting nexin-14-like gives rise to the protein MLFYHVKEVLLKFYQDDIARVIAAAVLTVALVCTLYVSYIIGLTILLFFIHGCAAAVFVLNHKETFGRYIQRAKDFIGFKDYDASNRHECDVCGNDRCPRHNRNVLVPKPSAGFYIEQPLDDAIDRFFTHILDSFIRSWYNQVTPDEEFLYHLKSTLRDALCRLVLRAKEIDAPGVIMNRLLPTVFIHYEIIAKMLLVDRVPMDKLAKTFVIDEYPIHPAVLNRGAEINYLRGVAKVLIPRLFTAENTSCKIFFNLIKELLTFWVLLPIMDVIADPNLINLLIIIATDKRAKDGTRKVGDAAKVPHCEKVKILDDFVGRSLRKLECGVPRDVMVPQEILWEDKDKLYYFMQFLIKEGSVELLQFYLDVDNLNKELEDPHITTDPTKLSSLHQQSEKLLQKYQSMVKAVDSQFDGEDTTPVGTLTEAHERVRLKLEEKWFKQFSKTSEYFSLVYGGREIREPHDKRGSDGTSGSGTKLSTKFKEVIRGAVDGAPIEATESPTVWDALNDVHPSNNIYNSVTQKLRKEKGQSLDVFMSTFMHSIEQSPDIGEDVVQEKEPVKKKTKIPGQSVVFGDLFELKKASKNTHTTTLLSHSVRGPSQCFVYILVKVLNAPFLIVRLALAFCCVSRKSVDTLINSLTAKLIRAGLKESRLAFLINLLREHVFLRKQPEPTPAMLLKRQQEARKRLEDLRGGLGNLADVLQSPVLNKHLMYCLFDILLAEMYPEFDESPSGKD